gtaaattgatgagactttttctacaaattaatataaatactaatataataatatatttgaataatgattattaaaaattttaatttatagttaatttaaatgataCATAAGCGaaagttaatttgataaaattaaacgatttgattgattaataagttattagttcaactgtattataatatatattaaatcatgATATCAAAATACCAAAAACTGTTGCGAAATTCACTTTTAACTCGGTGAAAATATATGGAAACATTTGGTCATATTGGGACAGGAGAAAGAAACGTCACCATCAAAATCTGATCATGAAATCCATGCAGGATATTTAGTATGTGCAAGGTGGATGATAACACACGACTTCTATTTTAGATCTCCAAAATCTATCTTTTTAAGTACCATATGAATTAGATGTGAACCGAAGTACATTAACAAATCTCATTCGGCGAGAAAGAGAGGcgtgttttgttttgttattttttctcaATGTGGTTTATACTTAAAccgaaaaaaataattatgtgaGTTTCAAAATGTTCGGCTGGAGGTAAAAGTGGTTCAATGTTGGGTCAAAATATTCCTGACAGTTAACATTGTATGAAGAACTGAGATTTTCGAAGTGTTTGCTTAAAGATAATGTAATAACCGAAAATGGATTGCCAAAAGACGAGcatagtgtccgcgcgttgcagcggctaaAAGGTGACGACAATATAAAAggaaggcggtggtggagatcgagggaggcggtggagaaggagggcggcgGCAGAGGGTGATAAAATGTTGATGAgagcgtgtaatgattagagacaAAGTGAGAAATGGGTTTTATGTataagtaggggtattttgaggaaaaaaaatgcttaattttaagaaatccaATAGAGTATAGATAGTTTACAAATTTGTTAGCATTGACTGTGACCTCTGTCCTTCAAAGTATATGGTCAGTAGTCACTGTGTTTTACTCGTATCTacactttttgctttataattaagtaacttttttatttaaaaaaaaaaaaaagcgctTTGAtaatttttgctttataattaaattactttttcaattaaaaaaaaaaagcgctTATGAATATATGAAATCTAAAAAATGAAACCAAACACGTGGAACTCGGATATGCTCGAAGGTATATTCTGAGATTCTTTGATAATTTTTGTGTAGCAAAAGAAAATGGGATGATATTATTTAACTTCGTACTGGATTATATTTTGCTTAGCTTGTTTATAACTACAAGAGAAAGCGcattgcgacggtgagatgatggggtgataggtcataggtggtgataagtcatagagtgtgattgTCAAATTCCTTAGCCGTAagggttccgccctcggatttaaaaattcgtcgaaagtatatcgaatggcATCTCTTATATAAGAGCATAGAATTTTAAGAATACTCacacaatttttatattttgaatgaaataaaagaataaaatgattagtggagaaaaaaattagtggttgagatttgagaagagaaaaaaatgggtggttgagatttaaagttattataggtatattaggtagagatatttaaattaataaataaataaaaaaggtaatttaagtagttcaaatcatcttataagaagataatatagatatagatatagacagATATTCAACTCAACATGCTTCGGTTAATTACGAGTATGAATTATGTacagtttttcatttttttgatgCATCAGGGGCTTGCTTGAAGCCTTGAATACACTAAAAGCGGCTTTTATAGGCATATTTCATTCCCAGGCAATTAGTCTCATCACATTCTGCAAGTCGGAAAGCCCAAGCAAcctaaaacattttttaattttgtagttgGTCATTCTGCATCAAAAGTAAGGGCATCAAAAACTACACTTAGGCCAAGTCGAAGGAACTAGATACAACTCATGTTAAAGATAGTTACGGATCTTCTGGCTATAGTCTAGTAATGATAGGACCGGCCCcgtttataatataatgattgGTAAATTCTGATGCAAACCATCTCTAAACAATACAATTTATTGCACAATCAAACGTCATCAAGATCATTAACAAAATTATTGTCAATGTCATCGGCAAAACATCGATGCCAAAATTCAGGTATGATCATATGCCCACAACTTAGGATTCATCAAGCACAGTCTGTAGCGCATAGTACAGACCAATTTTACAATGAACAAGACCCCGGCTATATGTTCGCACCAACCCTACACTAAATTAAAACCGCAACAATGAAGAACTGTAGCAATATGCTTTTACATGTTACCTTTCTACAATGATCTCATAATTATGAGGTGTATATGAAACAAGTTGGAATAACTCAAGAGTCTGCATATATAGGAGCTGGCAAAAAAGGGAAAGGGGCAACAGACGCATACGCTACAGGTGGGCGTGAACGGTTGTGTTTTACCCTCTCATTCCTGCTATCTTGCTCATGGGCAATAGTTGTATTTGACATGACCATATTATACTTAGTGCTTTTTGCGGCAAGTGTGTGATCATCATCATTGTAAACTCGGTGAAACATTAGCCCAGACATGAATACGGGAAGATAAAGGAGGCTTGCATGGAACATTCTTCTTGCAGTTCCTTTATTACGGTTCAGAAGAAATGAGACTGATGTTCCACTAATTGCTAGAGCGAGAAGGGTAGATTCAAGGCAGAACCATCCggaagttataccccctgcaaATATTTTGTACAGAAAGAATAGCCAACTCATAAGCATTAAAAGTCCGCCAAACTGTTTATCTAATGCTAAACGGCTAAACCTTGTAATTAATAGTAATTGATAACTTCATATTATATCGAAATATTATAactttcataatcatatttgaatggctattaatttataaataataataaaaaaaacataaagtgTTTCAGGTCAGCTCAATCTGACGCTAATGATTACCCAAAGTCACAAAATGCCACCTTTAGatgtaaacaaaataaaattcaaatctGCGTATACTGTATACAAAAAGTACTCTAAATGAAATAGATTTAAAATTTTGCATACGTAATCAGAAATTTCtttcaacaaaataaaactcatAGTTCAAACGGCACTTACAATCATATGCCAAGTATCCCAGTGGAATCAGATATATGCAATTCCTCAGAGCCACCAAGGCTGTCCTCCTACCCGAAGGATCGGCAAGAGAGAACATCTTGAACCTGAATATTACACAAAATTAGAACTGGTCAATACATATCTAAACCTCTTATTGcaacaaaacacaaattcaAACACCCTCTGATGATGCAACATAAGAAACAATTAGCAATACAGCACTTACAAATATTAACTACATCTAGTTCACCTTTTGTCTATCTGTTTCAGATAAATACTTCCCCTGTTGTCTAAGTTTCATTCCAAAAGGTTAGCCCTTTGCTGCTAGGTAATCGTTACAAAATAATGATAGCGTTAATGATGGGCCACAAGATTCCTATTACATCACTCATTGTCATAAGTAATTGACTAATAGTCGAACACTCCTATTGTgcatgcttaaacaatgaatttCTTTCCAAATGAAGTATTCACTGGGTTGCCAATTTTTATAAGAGCCAAGGGGAAACAAGTCCTTAGATATATGGTAGTTCTGTTAACTGAGATAGTTGAAAGGTCAACTGCCTTTTATAATCACAGAAAGTCACATGATACTTTATTAATAACACAAACTTGGTTACATACCCTCCAGCGGCATAGTCTTCACGGCATAAATATGCAAGAGCCATAAAGTGAGGTATTTGCCAAAAGTACAGGGCAGCAGGAAGGATCCATCCATTCAGTGAAATCTGACCAGAGGCTGCAGCCCACCTTTGATgtgagaaagaaagagaaatatAAGAAGACAAAACTTGTAACTCTATATATAGCATATGTATATGCCTGTTCAAAGAAAAGAACAGACGTTCATCCCTCCCCCGGCCCTAAAAATTTAACAATAATCCTTATTCTTTCAGTCTCATTAAAAGTGCAATATTCCACTTCACATGTAGTTTAAGAAACATCATAAAATTATTACCAACTAACTGAAGTTACatttataaaacattaaaaaatcttCCCTACTTCATATAGCGAAAAAATTCTCATTCACACAACAGTTGTAAAATATCCATGAAACTATTTGGACTGGAAACCATCACAGGTTTCAGCAATGACAAAATAAATACAGTAACTACAACCAGAAACCTCAAAAACTGATTACAGAatgaattaaatatatgaatacCCAAGAAGAGGAGGAATTGCACCCACAACAGCTCCAACCCATGTATTCACTGGATGTATTTGCTTCAATGGGGTGTATACGAATgcataaagaaaaagatttgATGCTCCAAGTCCAGCTGCCAACAAATTAGCCTGCACAAACCTTGCCATAAATATGCTCAATTTAGTATCCCAACTTCAGATACCTCTCATGTAGAGATGGCAAAACAGGTGAGGTGGAGCAGGGATAACAGGTAAGTTATTTATCTGGGTGCCGCCAGTGCAGCCTGGACCAATGCGCTAACACGTTTACAGTGCACTTCAAATAGACTTTATAATAGACAATGTTTTActtaagatatgtttttttaaataaaaagcaTCTTAAAAAGGATAATAAAAACGAAACTGATTCAAAAATGATCTGACTGTAATTAGCATAgcgatttaggaggttttattcATTCGTGAGCACTTGGAAGTATCTTGGCCCATTTTACTCGGTTAACTAGTTTGATCAGCTTCATTTTTAGAATTTTAGTGAAGTTAATTTGACCCAAAGGAGACCAATAAAACAAGTCACATCAAACCCAGATTTAGGTAGATAAGCCAAAAACTGCCACCCTAGTCTCATGATAAGGAATCATGACAGAAGTTACGATATCTTGCTATTTTCACACAATGTATAAAATCAATTTCCCACCTTGCTTGCCAGCAGCACTGTGCCAGCAAGGCCAACAGAAGAAGCCCATGTAACTGCATGAGGGATAGTAAGACGTCCTGAAGGTAACGGTCTTCTCCTTGTTCTATTCATCATTGCATCGTTCTTAACCTCAAATatctaaaacaaacaaaatattacTCTAATGAGATATGCAAAGAAGTAGAAAAACTGAAAGGTTTAATACAGCACAATTTTCATTAACTTTCTTTAAGCTTTTTCTTTCTGTTAGCACACGCTCAAGTTAGCAGTTATCAACAAAACAGATGAGCCTACATCAAACTGACAAGTAAAACTCCAACTATGGCCTACAAAAGATATCGTATAGATGAGTCTACATCAAACTAACAAGTAAACCTCCAACTAACAGTTACTAACCTCACTTATTTAGGAGTGTGTCCCCAATAGCATTAAAAGATTATTTCAGAACTTAGAAACCCGACGAATTATGTACAGACTACAGAATTGAAATACTTTGAAGTTGTGAAACTTCACAATATGTTTCACATTTGATAGTTCAATTTTGAACTTGGGGATGCAAACAGTTGAGCTCTTAAGCGATAAGAGTTCCAGTACAACTTTAACTATAAAATATACGTTTGAAACATTTAATGAGTTGATCACAAACTCAAGTCAGAATTTATCGAGCTAACAAACTGAGCTTAAATCTAGCTTGCTTAGTAGAGCATGGTTTCTAATTTGAACTACTAAAGCTCTTAAACTTTCCTCGAGTTTAAGTCGAGCCTGCATCATAAGACCCATGACCCATCATCCTATTCAGATGAACTTGAAAACTTAAACTAGGCCTAAAGTCTTCAAATCAACTTCAAGCTCCGTTTGATGCAGCCCCGTTGAAACCTGTTTACCCTATTCCCATGTCACCAAAAAAGAATAACAATCTGACATTTTTACCAACCTGATTTAGCGTGTTAGCAGATGCTGCTACCATCATGGTTCCCACACAAGTGTAACAAAGTCCTGCTAAGTCAACAGCACTACCGCTCCCAAGAACGTAACCAGCTCCAGATGTAGCAACCACTAGCATGCTAAAGATATAGAATagaaatattagattagatgaTGAGATTTATGATTAGCAACACACTTTTTCCCATTTATTCTGACAATGAATACAGATAGAGATAAAACAAGAAACAGAAACTATAGAAACCTTCAACTATGTTACATGAACTCATCATCTTAAAAAAACCAATCTCTCAACAACAATTATATAAACAACAAGAAGTTGCCCATACATGGTGTAAAGAAGGAACAAACAAAGGATCGATCATGATCAGTAATGCAAATGGTTTCCACGAAGCTCACATGGCCATGCGCTGCTTGAATTACTATGCTATCAACATTTAAGCACAATATGAAGTTATGAACCCAGGATCACCCATAGGTTAACATAGATTCTTCATCGAGAAAGCAAACATCAGGATGACATTTTCCACAACGGAAAAGAAGGTAGTCAGATTTTGTGTTATCAAACATGCATCTGGTGTGCCCATAAGTTTTTTACGTATTATTTCTAACTCCAGTGGCAAAATTATCTGCAACCGAAGTCTAAAATGCATAAGCACTAAAACATCCAGGGCATACACCTAGACTCTTGTATAGTTGTAATGCTAGTGGATACTCTTctaaataatagtataatacaTTACCATAGTAAAGCaaataatttaatcatttaagCAACAGTTATGCAGATACACTGTTGAGAAACAAAACAGTTATGCAGATACACAGCATATACCCAAGTTCAAATACCAGTTACAACATTATATGAAAATGCAACCAAAGTCTACATGCACAAGCACTAAAACATCCAGGGCATACACCTTGACTCTTGTATAGGTGTATGACTAGTGGCTGCTCTTCTATACGATACATAACCATAGTAAAGCAAATTATTCAAACAGTTATGCAGCTACAAATATTACAGTATACCCAAATTCAAAGACAGGCTATATTCTCTCTTCTTAGAGTTTGAAGAATAGGGAGGAAGGGGGCTTTTCTAAAAGGATTGGAACTAGGGCAATGCCAATCTCATCTATTGCAGCAAAGAAAGAGAGACAGGAAAAAATCATCTAGTTGCCATCCGCTCTGTCCCAATCTCCGGTCAATGATTGAATCCTTACTCACCTAAAACAGCGTAGAAGGGTAAATCTACCTAGTTAAAACTCATGAAGGCGGGTATACAGCCTTTAAAGTTTTACAGAGGCTAGACATGCTGTTCAGTTTCTGCAAGGTCATCTAAGTTATAAGTGAGTGTGGTATGAGAGTCCTTCACCGCATGGCTATGACAAGTTCCTTTACGAtgaaaaaaaaagctttttatTAGTCAATCATATGAAGGTAGTGTCCAGGGGTATGCAGGTATTGGCAACCACTTCTTTATTAAGCCATAAAATTATACGTTCGGTATACCGCAGACATTTCACTGATTCACCCCTCTTCCTTAACCTACATATTTCACAAACCTATCCTTGAGCTAGTCACTCACTACTAAAAAAAGGACACTTCCATTAACATATAAAAGGGAATGTTATAAAATACAACTGGGTATCATCATcactttttgtaaaaaatcaatcaatttatctttttatcacaaacatatatatatatatatatatagagggtaacactccagtgagaacagtcttaaaataagaacggtgagaacacttaaaaaacatcattttgatgcattaaaagtccataaaactaacatagtgcttaactaattatcattatttaagtgtataacaacacattagcctgtcaaaatcaagaaaatcatgttttttgttttgtgcatccatcttggatgcatattcttcaaaataatgcatccaccaaaaaacgtgattttctcgattttgacagatcaatgtgttgttaaacacttaaataatgataattagttacgcactatgttagttttatggacttttaatgcatcaaaatgatgtttttaagtgttctcaccgatcttattttaaaactgttcttatttgattgttcccatatatatatatatacaaatttatatataagaaatgaaatgaaatgaaatggaaGTAACAACCTAAGTTTGGCTTTAGAAAGCTCCCAATAACACTGTCCATAATGCCTAAACGCATCAACAACTTCCTTAGCCCTAAACGACGTCGCATAGGCGGCACCGGCACTCGAGGCAATCGACCGAGCACGATCGATTCCGGAAACACCTAATTTGGTCAAACCGGGAGATGACGTCACGGCGGTGGAACTGGAGGATCTGATTGTTGACCGATATGCATGGTCAACGTCGGTGATTTGGATAGAAAGCGGTTGGAGATGTGAATAATAGTTGGATTTTGATGAAGCGAGTTGTGTGAAGTGAGTCAGTGAGTTTGTTTTTCTCCACATCGCGAGTTACGGCACCGGTGGTTGTCGCTGTGGTTGTGGAACAAGTGGGAGAAATGGATGTGTTTTgattatttgatgaaaatgaaactaaataaaatatcatttttagCACTTTAGAAATGGGATGGGAAGCGTTgttatttttccttttctaattaatacgagtataaaaaatttaaagtacAACTCAAAAATAACCAATTGGTCGGGAAAAACTTAAATACATGTATTTCCAATAATTTTGTAAGGTTATTAATgttcataaaataattatatttatatttttaacattgtATAAAAACTAGCAAAATGCTAGCAAGACATGTACTTATTTGAAGCAAATACAGACagtaaattaatgaaaaagaaCAAAGATCGAAAACTGTAAGAATTTCAGTTTGACCAAGCTATCGATGGGTCCTTCGTTCTATTGGTTAAATATGAGAAGTTGGTTGTTTCTAGTTCCTTAGGGTCGAATCTGAAAGAACATGACTTATTGTTGAAAGAGCAATTATTTATTATCTTCCAAATCATCCAACAATAATTTATGATGACAAGATTGATGATTCTTGCTTTGGCTGGGTCGATTGATGGATCTTCGTCGAGAGTAAAAAGTTCTCGCAAGTTAGATGGGTTCCAAAGTGGTAGCTTGCACCAATTCGGGAGGGAGGAACATAATATGCGTGCAAATTCACAACCAATGAAGAGGTGGGTTGCAGTCGAAGTAACAGGGTTTGTGAGTTTATCTCGGTAGGAGGTCGGAAGAGATGGTCGATAAGTTGGTTTATGATTTGATGGATAAGGGGAAGGTTGGTGACATCTAGCATTGAAATTGGTattttgatgttttgatggcTTTAGTGGGTGGTTTGGAGGGTTAGAAGGGAGAGGGTTGCTACATTCGTCCGATTTGGCAGCAGAAACACCAATAATCAGGCCTTCATATTTGGTGTTTTGAAGTGTAGTGATGAAGGATGTTGGGTTAAGGATATTTCGAAATCTAATAAAGCCAAAAAGATTATTGTACATGTCTTTATTCTTTGCGATGTAGGCATTTGAAAAGTTTCCATGGTGTTGGAATAGTTTCATGAGATCTTGGCTTCTGAATGAAGGCGTGAAGTTGTAGACAAAGTAAGAGGTGCTGacgtgttgttgttgttgttgttgcaggGATGATGACGCACATTTTCTCTCACACACTCTCTCACTCATTGTTTTGTTGTGGTAGAGAGACATACTTTCATACAGGAGATTAACTTAAAGAGTGTTTTAATGTGGTAGCTCGTGAATCTTGATACTTAGTTTGGTTTTGATGACTGAATTACTTGTACCGTGTGTCACTTGTAAATAATTGTACTTTCAACACAAAACTAAggataaacttttatttttttgttggtttatatattttttttcatgttattCTAAACTAAGAAAACTTACAATgccaaaaaaacaaacaaaacaatcactttatcaatatcaatcaaAAGTATTCATACATGCTACGTAACCCACCTTTTTTATAATGACCTTCATACACTACAAATCCGGTTGATTGAATGACATACAAGGACGTTGACTCTTTCCGACATATACCACATGATATAAAATGTATGCTAATCACCTGAATGGTTATCTTTTAACAATTTATAGTCATTTTGAAACCATCTAAAGTGTTTTagtctcaatttttttttcatattaattaaattagactCAAAAAATAACTTTAGATAGAGTTTAATCATTCGTTATTTATGAATACTATAATTAAATTCATTTAATCTTAATAgttcaagataaaaaaaaatgaaaatgattaatcgttttaaatattagtctatatattcttttatagTCACATGAATCTGACATATGGATttcactaaatttttttttctaatctcattttatgattttttacatGTAATTATCATATGAATTATAAGGATTATTAgtcttattaattaaaagaattaaccatcaaaacaaaaatatgttttaaaaatccGTACATTCTTGTTGACTTTTAAATGAGTTCATTCATAGGTACATCTTTGATTAATCAAAATCTCCTGGTTATGCAAAAATCCTGTgtattgaattgaattgaaatcACATGAGATgaagaaaacataaaacaacTCCTCCATCATCCAAATTCCAAAACCCAGATCTCAAAAAACCCTCTCACTCACTCACTCTCAACTCCCCAAAAACCCATCACACCGAAAACCACTTCCATATCACATTCCATCACGCCGGGAATGGCTTTCCCTGAAAAagccaacaacaacaacaatgaatcaccaccatcatcacgCCTAATTAACAACATCTTAATTCCAGCCCTAGataaaatcatcaaaaacaGTTCTTGGCGTAAAAACTCTAAACTCTCTCAGCA
The sequence above is drawn from the Erigeron canadensis isolate Cc75 chromosome 4, C_canadensis_v1, whole genome shotgun sequence genome and encodes:
- the LOC122598132 gene encoding protoheme IX farnesyltransferase, mitochondrial, translating into MWRKTNSLTHFTQLASSKSNYYSHLQPLSIQITDVDHAYRSTIRSSSSTAVTSSPGLTKLGVSGIDRARSIASSAGAAYATSFRAKEVVDAFRHYGQCYWELSKAKLSMLVVATSGAGYVLGSGSAVDLAGLCYTCVGTMMVAASANTLNQIFEVKNDAMMNRTRRRPLPSGRLTIPHAVTWASSVGLAGTVLLASKANLLAAGLGASNLFLYAFVYTPLKQIHPVNTWVGAVVGAIPPLLGWAAASGQISLNGWILPAALYFWQIPHFMALAYLCREDYAAGGFKMFSLADPSGRRTALVALRNCIYLIPLGYLAYDWGITSGWFCLESTLLALAISGTSVSFLLNRNKGTARRMFHASLLYLPVFMSGLMFHRVYNDDDHTLAAKSTKYNMVMSNTTIAHEQDSRNERVKHNRSRPPVAYASVAPFPFLPAPIYADS